The DNA sequence tttttatcttctaatttgAGTTTGAGTTTGCAGTTCTTGTGGTTTGTGTATAGATGTCATATAACTTCTGATTTTTCGTAGGATGCTTGTGTATGAGTACGTTGACAATGGCAATCTGGATCAGTGGCTTCATGGGGATGTTGGTGAAGTCAGCCCTCTAACATGGGATATCCGTATGAATATTATACTGGGAACAGCAAAAGGGTACTCAGATTAAATTAGTTTTTGCTTGACTATTcgtttttttccttaaaattaagaaaagaaatccATATTGATGTATGCAAGGGCCTTTTGGTGTTCCCTCATTGTGCAGGTTGGCCTATCTTCATGAGGGTCTTGAACCAAAGGTGGTTCACCGTGATGTGAAATCTAGCAACATACTAATTGATCGCCAGTGGAACCCCAAAGTATCTGATTTCGGTCTTGCTAAGCTCTTGTGCTCTGAGAACAGTTATGTGACAACTCGAGTGATGGGAACATTTGGGTCAGTTCttgatttcttttaaaatttatttacaaatttaccTAAACATATGCATAAAGAGTCATATGTGCTTGGGGTTTGAAAATGAATCTTATATTTGGTGGTTACTTTAGTTATGTTGCACCGGAATATGCTTGCACGGGAATGCTGAACGAGAAGAGTGATGTTTATAGCTTTGGAATACTTATTATGGAACTTATATCTGGGAGAAGCCCTGTTGATTATGGTCGACCACAAGGAGAGGTTAGGTTTTGAACTTTCAACCCCAACCCCTCATATAGCAAGTTTTCTTTCGCTGCTACTAACTATAAGTTGAACTTAATGAATATTATCAGGTGAATCTAGTTGAATGGTTAAAAACCATGGTTGGGAAACGAAAAGCAGAGGATGTGGTTGATCCCAAGCTGCCCGAGATGCCTGcttcaaaagcacttaaacgTGCTCTGTTGGTTGCTCTTCGATGCGTTGATCCTGATGCCACAAAAAGGCCAAAAATGGGACATGTGATCCACATGCTCGAGGCTGATGACTTGCTATTCCGTGATGTATGTATAATTGAAAACTAATCTCATGATTCTTGATTGCCGTCTGTTCTTGATATGTAATTACTTATCCATTTTGTCATTGACTTGCAGGAACACCGACCTGGTAGAGATACGTCCAGAAAAGACCTTGATTCTCAACAGGACAATCACATCGTTGTGAAGATAAACAACAAACACTTGAATGAAGGTACTTCTGATACTAGCAAAGGTGATACCAGTAGGAACCATCATCAAACTACAACGTGGAGATAATGCCCCGGGAGGATTACGTGACTAACATCTTTAAGTTATCTCCAGGTTTCTGAAGCTCATATTTCTCCTACCATTTTTGCTGTATGTTCAATAATTTAAATCCTTTTCCTGCTtagttacatatttttttaggaCGTACACCGAATTTGGTTGCAATTGTAcaattcaaataatttgttcttcattcttaatttcttatagGAAGCATAATTCATTACTATTGCTTTGCTTGTAAAAACAAGATATATCATTAGTGTTACttcaaaaatatatatcttctttctttctcagtTTAAGCCTGTTTAGGCAATGATAAAGTTACTTATAAGGTTCGTGTCGGTTTCCAACTTCTTGTCACCATCAATGCCAGCCTCAGTGTTAGATGGTGATGAGCTGTAAGCCCCTTAATACGCACAAACAGAACCTTACATATACAATGAGTGACACCAAACCCACAATAAGTTGTATACGTAAGGTTTTAATTAACAAACCTTACATATACAATGTCTTAAGTGTCTCTCGGATTTcatttttgattaaaaatttgtaatcatTTCCGTTTGTGTATATACTTGTCTAGATATAGGATGTTTAAGACTGCTTGTGTAGGAATCACTTTTActagaagtgcttttattaaaaatatgttGAATTCAATTACTTTATGGAAAAGCTCTTGGAACTACTTCCTTAAGAAGCATTTAGCAAGTTATGGCTTGATtggaagtgattttaaaatgattgaaaagcGCTtttagggaagaaaaaaaatttgacacttgaagaagcaccagttatgtgcttcttgtagaaagTACTTCAACTGTTTTTTCAACATTCACTTGCATTACAAGGATTTGTTTCAACAAAGCTTTcaccaaaagtgcttttagctATTTCAAAAGCATCAACCATTTTGAAATCACTTCTAAACGAGACCTAGAgcttgtttggaagtgcttttaaaataactggaagcgcttttggtgaaaatgtttttggaaccaatccttaataaaaatacaagtaaatcctgaaaaatcacttaaagtgtttcttgcagaaaagaattaaagtgcttttggtacccaaaaatattttctctaaaaacgctttcagccattttaaaaacacatttaaaCGAGTCCCTATTCTCCATAAAGCACTTATATGATGTATACTTTTGAGTTGTTGCTGATAAATATAGTCATAAACGCTTCTAGTTATCAGAAAACGTTTTTAGTCTCATAATCACAGACAGGCCACATGACTGCCTTGGATGGTTTGTGGGGAATGGACCCGGCAACCAGCTAATTGAGTTGAAAGAGCTGCTGCTAGAAGCCTGCAACTTCTTCTTCATGTAGGTATTGGTCTGGGCTGGACTGGGGTCATGCTTTCGGCTTTCACCATCAAATGCCAGAACATTCTTTTGCCCCTTTTGCCCCTCAACATCGACATTTGGCATGATAAACGGTAGTGTTATAAAGCTGGCAATAGGTAATGTTTAAAGGGACCCCTTTGTCTTTTTGCTAGTGtttatattttgttaattatttatttatagcaTTTTAAGACCTTTTCAATGCATTTGTTTGCGTTGGGTAGAAGCTGAAAATTTTGACCTGTGTCATgagattttgttaaaaaaaggcGTGCGCGGCTGGGGCCGAAGCTAGCCTACAATTGTCGACTAAAATATTCATCAattactttttaaaaattttaggcaatattttaaactaaaatattGATGGGAAGAGGGTTATAACTTTGAGGGAAGAAGCCAATCACACTATTTTGACCTTGTGGCGAAATTTTTATCTGTGATTAATCTCAGTTGTTTTTGCAAGTATTTTACTTGGCAGGTCATCACAGGAATTACATTTTTGGACGAACAATAAGATTATCATACTAGATTCATCAAAACTACAAATATTGACATTCAAATTTAAGTTAAAGTGTGAAGCGTACTGTTTTAACCAACTTGGCAAAACCTAAATCTCCTAAATTTGTTGTCCCTTTCATATATCTACAAGTGCGCACTTGGAAGGGTGAATCAGGTAATTGTATCTTGCTTAGCAGATTTTGCTGATTGATCAGCTCAATTTCTTATCTTTTACTCTACCATGGTTATTTGTCCtcagtgtttttcttttaaatattttcacatGTGAAGCATCTGCTTTTGCTAATATAGGTCCTCCATTGATGTGAATGAATCTTGATGAGTCGATATTATGCTGTATATTTTATCCTAATTTTAGTTTAGTTTGGTTATTAtattggaagaattttgatattttgaattgtattttcaatataggattTTCGACTTCCTTTGGGGCAAAACgtgatcaaatggatgaattttggagtaattccatttggaggatgttcgtgagtctcTCAGCTTATTCATGTCAAAGTTTCACATTTTCTCACCAAGCAGATATTTTCTTGTGGAGAAATAAAAATGCAGTGCACAATGCTGTCAAAGTTACGTTTTGGGCTTGATTGCGAGTATTGGAGCCCAAGATGGCCTATTTTGGATTCGGCCCTTATGGAGATGTGTTCAGGTTGTTTTAATCTTTCGGATTTTGAGGAGATTTAGGTCTAAAACGTGGTAGATTTGTTAGATGGAAAATTTCTCCATGTTTGACTAGGAGATTGTTTCCTAgtttatcttaatttattttgttttctagttttattctaagataTTTTCCTaagtagggttttattttgtattagtataaataaggctatttagccatATAGGGTTTTAGAGGGGAGGAACGCACTAATTTAAGGAGCCTTtgacgattcaagtttattttcaaggtgttttcttttcatgttcttaataatattttgttttatgctaTCGTAACTAGtctcttttgctagggtgagaCCACGAGCCTTagtaagaatatgtagtttattttcaatttacttatgatatcatgcatgcatgttttgaattattaatcactgttttaaactatctaattgtcatAGTGATTCTCGACCATtaaaatatttagaaaagtaatttgaatcggaaggttccctgaaattgacgttggcttcttgtggttaataattgtaaattCACTTAGGATGAACATCACGTcctaagggttgcatggtttttcaaagggttttcacaaagtttaatgagtctttcatgttcatatttgatctgAACGTCCGGACGGATTGCATGTGAGATATACATTCTATATTGGAGGTTCCAACTGggatatatattaggaaaacctaactttcaaaatatgcatgggtaattcataagtgATTGGAAGAATtacgtaggattgttaaggtgatggtggaaccctagtgcttttactaattgattttctttaaattattttctagttgatttcttaatttgttttttttaattaaattcgtttttattattttaagtcaCAAAATCAATCTTTTCTAAACTTGGTTTtcaaacaattaattaatatttggtttttacacaaattattcattcaattaagccgtttatactacaattatCTTGTTATCTTGCAAGTactttaagtatttttatttttacttttgcaggtggtaaaaatcctatcaaatcttttctaatacaatt is a window from the Pyrus communis chromosome 16, drPyrComm1.1, whole genome shotgun sequence genome containing:
- the LOC137720249 gene encoding probable serine/threonine-protein kinase At1g01540, which translates into the protein MSVYDAAFVNSQLAKTTSIFGLRLWVVIGILVGALIVLTLFLLSLCLTSRHRSRAHKAHKAQPKPSAADSPTTPVKSKEIQEVVNDLHVEIGKLEHRVVVYSDRASSGESKGTLNSGCETASFGSGNVVGPEVSHLGWGRWYTLRELEAATNGLCEENVIGEGGYGIVYSGILSDGTKVAVKNLLNNRGQAEKEFKVEVEAIGRVRHKNLVRLLGYCVEGAYRMLVYEYVDNGNLDQWLHGDVGEVSPLTWDIRMNIILGTAKGLAYLHEGLEPKVVHRDVKSSNILIDRQWNPKVSDFGLAKLLCSENSYVTTRVMGTFGYVAPEYACTGMLNEKSDVYSFGILIMELISGRSPVDYGRPQGEVNLVEWLKTMVGKRKAEDVVDPKLPEMPASKALKRALLVALRCVDPDATKRPKMGHVIHMLEADDLLFRDEHRPGRDTSRKDLDSQQDNHIVVKINNKHLNEGTSDTSKGDTSRNHHQTTTWR